A window from Heteronotia binoei isolate CCM8104 ecotype False Entrance Well chromosome 15, APGP_CSIRO_Hbin_v1, whole genome shotgun sequence encodes these proteins:
- the SLC16A11 gene encoding monocarboxylate transporter 11, protein MSLIVEEPPDGGWGWLVVLSGFLANSLTYGVLRSLGILFEDLMEAFDASAAQISWVTAIALATQQFASPIGTAASKRYGSRAVVVAGGCLSSLGILGASFSTSLLQLYLTLGFLTGVGWALAFAPVMGTLARYFSSRRSVAMGLALMGNGLSSFALSPLLRLLAESLAWRGALLVTSALVLHLVVCGALLRPLVLRGDQLESGSLFDWALFTQRGFGAFSFGTALLAAGYFTPYVHLEPYGRALGLDPYKAATLVSVAALSDALARLLAGCFADRRLVRPAHLLVLLNCLTGCSLLLLPLAASFVDSLLLALLYGISSGSFATVAFGVLPEIVGVARVVNATGLCLMVMSVGGLLGPPLSGFLRDVTGSFTVSFLAGGAFVLSASLVFLALPSFFAGCRACGGEGGIPRVRGEPNVPLAPPSASVPLTSKSSEI, encoded by the exons ATGTCATTAATCGTGGAAGAGCCCCCCGACGGGGGCTGGGGCTGGCTGGTGGTCCTGTCTGGCTTCCTAGCAAATTCCCTCACCTACGGGGTCTTGCGGTCCCTCGGCATCCTCTTCGAAGACCTCATGGAAGCCTTTGATGCGAGTGCAGCCCAGATCTCCTGGGTGACGGCCATCGCCTTGGCGACGCAGCAGTTTGCCA GTCCGATTGGCACAGCTGCCAGCAAGCGGTATGGGTCCCGGGCGGTGGTGGTGGCCGGCGGCTGCCTCTCCTCTCTGGGCATTCTCGGGGCCTCCTTTAGCACCAGCCTGCTCCAGTTATACCTCACCTTGGGGTTTCTGACAG GTGTTGGCTGGGCCTTGGCCTTTGCTCCGGTGATGGGCACCCTCGCCCGCTATTTCTCTTCCCGGCGCTCCGTAGCCATGGGCCTGGCTCTGATGGGCAACGGGCTCTCCTCCTTCGCCCTTTCCCCACTCCTGCGGCTCTTGGCCGAGTCCCTGGCCTGGCGAGGGGCCTTGCTGGTGACCTCTGCGCTGGTCCTTCACCTGGTGGTCTGTGGGGCCCTCCTCCGCCCCTTGGTCTTGCGGGGGGACCAGCTGGAGTCGGGGTCCTTGTTTGACTGGGCGCTTTTCACCCAGCGAGGCTTCGGGGCCTTTTCTTTCGGCACTGCCCTGTTGGCAGCCGGATACTTCACCCCTTATGTGCACCTGGAGCCTTATGGGCGGGCGCTGGGCCTAGATCCCTACAAAGCTGCCACCTTGGTGTCTGTCGCTGCTCTGTCAGATGCCCTGGCCCGCCTGCTGGCCGGTTGCTTTGCTGACCGCCGCCTTGTCAGGCCAGCTCACCTTCTGGTGCTGTTGAACTGCCTCACCGGCTgcagcctccttctcctcccgctCGCCGCCTCCTTCGTGGACTCCCTCCTCCTGGCTCTGCTGTACGGCATCAGCAGTGGAAGCTTCGCCACCGTGGCCTTCGGGGTCCTGCCGGAAATTGTTGGCGTCGCCCGCGTGGTGAACGCCACGGGGCTGTGTCTGATGGTGATGAGCGTTGGGGGGTTGCTGGGACCCCCGCTGTCTG GTTTCCTGCGAGATGTGACCGGCAGCTTCACCGTCTCCTTCCTGGCAGGGGGAGCCTTCGTCCTCTCCGCCAGCCTCGTCTTCCTGGCCCTTCCGTCCTTTTTTGCTGGCTGCAGGGCCTGCGGTGGCGAAGGAGGGATTCCCAGGGTCCGAGGGGAGCCCAACGTCCCACTGGCACCTCCTTCAGCATCTGTTCCCCTGACCAGCAAAAGCTCCGAGATATGA